A stretch of Brassica napus cultivar Da-Ae chromosome C6, Da-Ae, whole genome shotgun sequence DNA encodes these proteins:
- the LOC125588976 gene encoding uncharacterized protein LOC125588976, with translation MMDCPDIAPLLEKLPAGFEYPFLTNAIASDLLDETRLKMVMEALPSTSRLMLFRCLNSMYIYWKKKSVHLKQYLTSRSRRKRVLVAAGEVRNQLDHLLCWAYSSSDLVSASLVLHGLEKEYFPLCPMYLCENVDPSQLESHVIEEEEHRCYGSNMHSALLYIKKYGIPKEASKEFNCMLARGVGADEKRYYISEVLRFPTLEAALMRLKTHPVGATLAMFTGCTDEGIYRGPMKEG, from the coding sequence ATGATGGATTGTCCAGACATTGCTCCCCTTCTAGAAAAGCTTCCCGCCGGTTTTGAGTATCCTTTCTTGACGAATGCAATAGCAAGCGACCTTCTCGATGAAACTAGGTTAAAAATGGTGATGGAAGCTCTACCATCAACAAGTCGGTTAATGCTCTTTCGCTGTCTAAACAGCATGTACATCTACTGGAAAAAGAAGTCTGTTCATCTTAAGCAGTATCTAACATCAAGGTCACGTAGAAAAAGAGTACTTGTCGCGGCTGGTGAAGTTCGAAATCAATTAGACCATCTTCTTTGTTGGGCATATTCATCAAGCGACTTGGTAAGTGCTTCTCTTGTTCTACATGGCCTGGAAAAGGAATACTTCCCTCTGTGCCCCATGTACCTGTGCGAGAATGTAGATCCAAGCCAACTTGAATCCCATGTAATTGAAGAGGAAGAACACCGCTGCTATGGCAGTAATATGCACTCGGCACTACTGTACATAAAGAAGTATGGGATACCAAAGGAAGCGAGTAAGGAATTCAACTGTATGTTGGCAAGGGGAGTTGGTGCAGATGAAAAGAGGTATTACATAAGTGAAGTTCTTAGGTTTCCTACTCTAGAGGCAGCTCTGATGCGTCTTAAAACACATCCTGTTGGTGCCACACTAGCTATGTTCACTGGCTGCACTGATGAAGGAATTTACCGTGGGCCAATGAAGGAGGGTTGA
- the LOC106402565 gene encoding uncharacterized protein LOC106402565 isoform X2: MDHSVCQNLILHQLLAPYLSVLRVDVVLRLSSLSFHDDVSKTIIELKKHLITASYVDDETSMLHEMAKNASITVLSETTSHNLAFSMNLSPLNSVRQRKNVLNPKPLIRKLCKEVAHSMLWAVI, from the exons ATGGACCATTCGGTGTGTCAAAACCTTATACTACACCAACTACTCGCTCCATATCTCTCTGTCTTAAGA GTTGATGTTGTCCTAAGATTATCATCTCTAAGTTTTCATGATGATGTATCAAAGACAATCATTGAG CTGAAGAAGCATCTCATCACGGCTAGCTATGTTGATGATGAAACATCCATGTTACATGAGATGGCTAAGAATGCTTCGATTACGGTTCTTAGTGAAACAACATCTCACAACTTGGCCTTTAGTATGAATCTCAGCCCTCTTAATAGTGTGCGTCAGAGGAAAAATGTGCTTAACCCTAAGCCGCTTATCCGGAAACTCTGTAAAGAAGTTGCGCACAGT
- the LOC106402565 gene encoding uncharacterized protein LOC106402565 isoform X1 encodes MDHSVCQNLILHQLLAPYLSVLRVDVVLRLSSLSFHDDVSKTIIELKKHLITASYVDDETSMLHEMAKNASITVLSETTSHNLAFSMNLSPLNSVRQRKNVLNPKPLIRKLCKEVAHSKMLKYNPA; translated from the exons ATGGACCATTCGGTGTGTCAAAACCTTATACTACACCAACTACTCGCTCCATATCTCTCTGTCTTAAGA GTTGATGTTGTCCTAAGATTATCATCTCTAAGTTTTCATGATGATGTATCAAAGACAATCATTGAG CTGAAGAAGCATCTCATCACGGCTAGCTATGTTGATGATGAAACATCCATGTTACATGAGATGGCTAAGAATGCTTCGATTACGGTTCTTAGTGAAACAACATCTCACAACTTGGCCTTTAGTATGAATCTCAGCCCTCTTAATAGTGTGCGTCAGAGGAAAAATGTGCTTAACCCTAAGCCGCTTATCCGGAAACTCTGTAAAGAAGTTGCGCACAGT
- the LOC106402565 gene encoding alpha-aminoadipic semialdehyde synthase isoform X3: MDHSVDVVLRLSSLSFHDDVSKTIIELKKHLITASYVDDETSMLHEMAKNASITVLSETTSHNLAFSMNLSPLNSVRQRKNVLNPKPLIRKLCKEVAHSKMLKYNPA; this comes from the exons ATGGACCATTCG GTTGATGTTGTCCTAAGATTATCATCTCTAAGTTTTCATGATGATGTATCAAAGACAATCATTGAG CTGAAGAAGCATCTCATCACGGCTAGCTATGTTGATGATGAAACATCCATGTTACATGAGATGGCTAAGAATGCTTCGATTACGGTTCTTAGTGAAACAACATCTCACAACTTGGCCTTTAGTATGAATCTCAGCCCTCTTAATAGTGTGCGTCAGAGGAAAAATGTGCTTAACCCTAAGCCGCTTATCCGGAAACTCTGTAAAGAAGTTGCGCACAGT